A section of the Bacteroidota bacterium genome encodes:
- the coxB gene encoding cytochrome c oxidase subunit II, translating to MFSEASNFVKGVDDSLVVILGISIFFLVGITVVMIYFVIRYSRKRNPIATNIEDNSKLEILWTVIPTILVVVMFYYGWAGFTPMRNVPKDAMVVKAHGQMWAWSFEYENGSRSENLIVPLNKPVKLELISKDVLHSLYIPAFRIKEDVVPGKENYMWFIPQTEGSYDILCAEYCGERHSYMLSKLEVYSQDKYDDWYANELGVSRDHPGLALLKQNACISCHSTDGSAIIGPTFKGLWERTEIVMTDGVEREITVDRDYIRRSLNEPNADITKGFNPGLMISYSANISDEDMDQIIEYLKTLK from the coding sequence ATGTTTTCAGAAGCATCAAATTTTGTAAAAGGAGTTGACGACTCGCTAGTAGTTATACTTGGAATTTCAATCTTTTTTCTGGTTGGTATTACTGTGGTGATGATTTATTTTGTGATTCGCTACAGTCGCAAAAGAAATCCGATAGCTACCAATATTGAGGATAACAGTAAACTTGAAATCTTATGGACCGTAATCCCCACCATACTGGTCGTTGTTATGTTTTATTATGGTTGGGCCGGATTTACACCCATGCGTAACGTACCAAAAGATGCAATGGTAGTAAAGGCTCATGGTCAAATGTGGGCATGGTCGTTCGAATATGAGAATGGTTCTCGTTCAGAAAATTTAATTGTCCCACTAAACAAACCGGTAAAACTTGAACTCATTTCAAAAGATGTGTTGCACAGTTTATATATTCCTGCATTTAGGATCAAAGAAGATGTGGTTCCCGGAAAAGAGAACTATATGTGGTTCATTCCTCAAACCGAAGGAAGTTATGACATTCTTTGTGCCGAATATTGTGGCGAACGTCATTCCTACATGCTCTCAAAATTAGAAGTCTATTCTCAGGATAAATATGATGATTGGTACGCCAACGAACTCGGCGTGAGCCGCGACCATCCCGGATTAGCACTCTTAAAGCAAAATGCCTGCATAAGCTGTCATTCAACTGATGGTTCAGCCATTATTGGCCCAACCTTCAAGGGACTTTGGGAACGCACTGAAATAGTGATGACCGATGGTGTTGAACGGGAAATTACGGTTGATCGTGACTATATCCGCAGATCATTGAATGAACCTAATGCAGATATTACCAAAGGTTTTAACCCAGGTTTGATGATTTCTTATTCAGCTAACATAAGCGATGAAGATATGGATCAGATTATTGAATACCTAAAAACACTAAAGTGA
- the ctaD gene encoding cytochrome c oxidase subunit I, whose product MSETLSTDLNFFQVKKGLTSWLFSLDHKRIGLMYLYAVILFFLVGVVLGLLMRLELIAPGETIMKAKTYNQTFTLHGVIMIFLFIIPSIPAIFGNFFLPIMLGTDDVALPKLNLMSWWLYVIGALFALSTLVFGDGPADTGWTFYAPYSVQTSTNVTMSVMAAFILGFSSILTGLNFIVTIHRLRAPGMGWLQMPLFAWSLYATSWIQLLATPIIGITLLMIVAERTFGVGLFDPAIGGDPILYQHLFWIYSHPAVYIMALPAMGIISEIIPTFARRTIFGYKAIAYSSMAIAFVGYFVWGHHMFTSGMSGPARIIFSVLTFMVAIPTAIKVFNWVATMYKGSIDLQPPMLYAMAFIFQFMIGGLTGLVLAALAADIHLHDTYFVVGHFHYVMFGGTGFAMFGGMHYWFPKIWGRMYNIKIAKIAFALLVLGFNMLYFPMLILGLMGMPRRYYDYLPQFTDLNVISTVGSWILAIGLITMLLNLVNGMRNGAPAGRNPWGSISLEWQTKSPPPLENFDKQPELNEGGPYNYKN is encoded by the coding sequence ATGTCAGAAACACTATCAACCGATCTGAATTTTTTTCAGGTAAAAAAAGGACTTACTTCTTGGCTATTCTCGCTTGACCATAAACGAATTGGATTAATGTATCTGTATGCTGTCATTTTGTTCTTTCTTGTTGGAGTTGTACTCGGACTTTTAATGCGATTAGAACTCATCGCACCCGGTGAAACCATCATGAAGGCAAAAACCTACAATCAAACCTTTACATTGCATGGGGTCATCATGATCTTTTTATTTATCATCCCCAGCATCCCTGCTATTTTTGGGAATTTTTTCCTGCCTATTATGTTGGGTACCGATGATGTTGCACTTCCAAAACTAAATTTAATGTCATGGTGGCTTTATGTGATAGGAGCACTTTTCGCACTCTCAACACTTGTATTTGGAGATGGTCCTGCTGATACAGGTTGGACTTTTTATGCCCCTTATAGTGTTCAAACAAGTACCAATGTCACCATGTCGGTAATGGCCGCGTTTATTTTGGGGTTCTCCTCAATTTTAACGGGCCTAAACTTCATTGTCACGATACACCGCCTTAGAGCACCCGGTATGGGTTGGCTTCAAATGCCACTTTTTGCCTGGTCGCTTTATGCTACATCATGGATACAATTACTTGCAACCCCAATCATTGGGATTACCTTACTCATGATTGTTGCAGAGAGGACATTCGGTGTTGGTTTATTTGATCCTGCTATCGGTGGTGATCCCATCCTTTATCAGCATTTATTCTGGATTTACTCACATCCGGCAGTATACATCATGGCACTACCTGCCATGGGGATTATTTCTGAAATCATACCCACTTTTGCCAGACGAACCATTTTTGGTTATAAAGCCATTGCCTATTCAAGTATGGCCATAGCTTTTGTGGGTTATTTTGTGTGGGGGCATCACATGTTTACTTCCGGGATGAGCGGACCGGCAAGAATCATATTTTCAGTGCTCACATTCATGGTCGCAATTCCAACTGCCATAAAAGTATTCAACTGGGTAGCTACCATGTATAAAGGTTCTATCGACTTACAACCACCCATGCTTTATGCCATGGCATTTATCTTTCAATTTATGATAGGTGGCTTAACAGGACTTGTACTTGCCGCTCTTGCCGCTGATATTCATTTACACGATACGTATTTTGTAGTCGGACATTTCCATTACGTCATGTTTGGTGGAACAGGTTTTGCCATGTTTGGGGGTATGCATTATTGGTTTCCTAAAATTTGGGGAAGAATGTACAATATTAAAATTGCCAAAATTGCATTTGCCCTATTGGTTTTAGGTTTTAACATGCTGTATTTCCCAATGTTAATCCTTGGTTTGATGGGAATGCCCAGAAGATATTACGACTACTTACCTCAGTTTACAGATTTAAACGTCATATCTACGGTTGGCTCATGGATTTTGGCCATAGGGTTGATCACCATGCTTCTGAATTTAGTAAATGGGATGAGAAATGGGGCTCCTGCAGGGCGCAATCCTTGGGGATCGATTAGTTTGGAGTGGCAAACAAAGTCACCTCCCCCACTCGAGAATTTTGACAAACAGCCAGAATTGAATGAAGGCGGTCCTTATAACTACAAAAACTAA
- a CDS encoding metallophosphoesterase has product MILLIFVNKISSNLRMLIVYFCLFIANVTLYGNIEGILDMDLLLEKTEVFSRDTLHKAVKFGDIMVVKSLIIQGIDPNHPDSNGWTPLDYAKKRNKADIEKFLIENGAKTFVKELPDMYEGPHVRIINSGNIEVLYLKHDSLNRKSTLIQEKHSFSEFPMKINGYLIEPKDFDLQNKTMIPKSSYLDARKIFVVGDIHGEFDRAFNLLKNNKIIDKNGNWNWGKGHLVFVGDIFDRGNKVTETLWLIFSLEKQAEKSGGKVHLLLGNHEPMIFNDDLRYITDEYYSLCENLGLDYSDLFNKNSVLGHWLRQKPVMIKINQFTFMHAGVSPELLAMQLIADSINKFVWQYHNDIENEKNIKTRQYLLGNGGVLWYRGLIQDDSRKDVISHFTLNQILAFYNTKALIVGHTEVDSISAFFDKRVIDVNIPKRKKDIREQGLLIKGDKLWVVYDSQKKEKFINYKLSCPRFKW; this is encoded by the coding sequence ATGATTCTTTTAATTTTTGTCAATAAAATTTCTTCAAATCTGAGGATGCTGATAGTATATTTTTGTTTGTTTATTGCAAACGTTACATTATATGGCAATATCGAAGGAATCCTTGATATGGATTTACTTTTAGAGAAAACTGAAGTTTTCAGTAGGGACACCTTACATAAAGCAGTAAAATTTGGGGATATTATGGTCGTAAAATCTTTGATTATACAGGGAATCGATCCTAATCATCCCGACAGTAATGGGTGGACTCCTTTAGATTATGCTAAAAAAAGGAACAAGGCAGATATAGAAAAATTTCTGATCGAGAATGGGGCCAAAACATTTGTAAAAGAACTTCCGGATATGTATGAAGGTCCACATGTTAGAATTATTAATTCCGGAAATATTGAAGTACTTTATCTGAAACACGATAGTTTGAATCGCAAATCTACCTTAATTCAGGAAAAACATTCATTCAGTGAATTTCCAATGAAAATTAATGGCTATTTAATTGAGCCTAAAGATTTTGATTTGCAAAATAAAACCATGATTCCAAAAAGCAGCTATTTGGATGCAAGAAAAATATTTGTCGTTGGCGATATCCATGGCGAATTCGATAGGGCTTTTAATCTTTTAAAAAACAATAAGATCATTGATAAAAATGGAAATTGGAACTGGGGCAAAGGTCATCTCGTTTTTGTGGGCGACATTTTTGATCGTGGTAATAAAGTGACAGAAACTTTATGGTTGATTTTTTCGCTCGAGAAACAAGCCGAAAAATCGGGTGGTAAAGTTCATCTACTCCTGGGTAACCATGAGCCAATGATATTTAATGATGACTTAAGATATATTACCGATGAATATTACTCGTTATGTGAAAATCTGGGACTTGACTATTCCGATCTCTTTAATAAAAACTCAGTTCTTGGACATTGGCTTCGACAAAAACCTGTTATGATAAAAATTAATCAATTTACTTTTATGCATGCAGGTGTTTCTCCCGAATTATTAGCAATGCAGTTAATCGCTGATTCAATAAATAAGTTTGTTTGGCAGTACCATAATGATATTGAAAATGAAAAAAACATAAAAACCCGACAATATTTACTTGGTAATGGAGGGGTGCTATGGTATCGGGGATTAATTCAAGATGACTCACGAAAAGACGTAATCAGTCATTTTACATTAAATCAAATATTAGCATTTTATAATACTAAGGCCTTAATTGTTGGACATACGGAAGTGGATTCGATTTCAGCGTTTTTTGATAAGAGGGTGATCGATGTAAATATCCCGAAGCGAAAGAAAGACATCAGAGAGCAAGGCCTCCTCATCAAAGGAGATAAATTATGGGTAGTTTATGATTCCCAAAAGAAGGAAAAATTTATAAATTATAAGTTATCATGTCCAAGATTTAAGTGGTAG
- a CDS encoding protoheme IX farnesyltransferase, producing the protein MKRLLGIYLELSKVKITFAVALTTITGYVLARGKFDAGFIVPTIGIFILACASSALNHYQEFDADKKMIRTRNRPIPSGRISSTHALLFAFVMTFIGSYLIYYGSNFLGLQLGLLAMIWYNAIYTPLKRKTAFAVIPGSVIGSLPPLVGWVAGGGSLTDPRALMIAFFFFIWQVPHFWLLMLKYGEEYKKAGYPSITSIYSPQQLKNTTFVWTFATAISALMIPFFGISKSLPVTIGLLIASIWLIVIFMKLLLGKEKKFNPFYYFMRINYFVLAVMIFLTIDHLIK; encoded by the coding sequence GTGAAACGATTATTAGGAATCTATCTCGAACTCAGCAAAGTTAAAATCACCTTTGCCGTTGCACTTACAACCATCACAGGTTATGTGTTGGCCAGAGGAAAATTCGATGCTGGTTTTATTGTTCCGACCATCGGGATTTTTATTCTTGCATGCGCCTCTTCAGCGCTAAATCATTATCAGGAATTTGACGCGGATAAAAAGATGATCCGAACGCGAAACAGGCCCATTCCATCCGGGCGGATCAGTTCAACCCATGCACTTTTGTTTGCATTTGTAATGACATTTATCGGATCATATTTAATTTATTACGGGTCGAATTTTTTAGGCCTTCAACTTGGATTATTAGCGATGATTTGGTACAACGCCATTTATACGCCTCTAAAGCGCAAAACTGCTTTTGCCGTTATTCCGGGTTCTGTGATTGGCTCCTTACCCCCCCTTGTTGGTTGGGTTGCCGGTGGCGGAAGTTTGACCGATCCAAGAGCATTGATGATCGCCTTTTTCTTTTTTATATGGCAGGTACCACACTTTTGGTTGCTCATGCTCAAATACGGAGAAGAATACAAAAAAGCAGGTTATCCTTCAATCACAAGTATTTATAGCCCTCAACAATTAAAAAACACCACCTTTGTTTGGACATTTGCCACAGCCATTTCAGCTTTGATGATTCCATTTTTCGGGATCAGTAAATCATTGCCTGTAACCATCGGTTTATTAATTGCAAGCATTTGGTTGATTGTAATTTTCATGAAATTATTATTGGGAAAAGAGAAAAAATTCAATCCCTTTTATTATTTTATGCGGATCAATTATTTTGTGTTGGCAGTAATGATCTTTTTAACGATTGATCACTTGATAAAGTAA
- a CDS encoding cytochrome c: MTMGPQQAADPADAKYPKGAKIYKEKCIICHMANGEGITGAFPPLKNSDYLFKDKVRAVTQTLNGSHIPMVVNGVTYNAPMTPQVNTKEDAVAVINYVLNAWGNKGGTVTLDDVKNIVINPR; the protein is encoded by the coding sequence ATGACAATGGGCCCTCAACAGGCTGCTGATCCGGCCGATGCAAAATACCCAAAAGGGGCAAAAATTTATAAAGAAAAATGTATCATTTGCCATATGGCCAATGGCGAAGGCATAACCGGAGCTTTTCCTCCTTTAAAAAATTCAGATTATCTTTTTAAAGACAAAGTACGTGCTGTTACTCAAACACTGAATGGCTCTCATATCCCGATGGTTGTAAATGGTGTAACCTACAATGCTCCCATGACACCTCAGGTTAATACCAAAGAAGATGCTGTTGCAGTAATAAACTACGTGCTCAATGCATGGGGAAATAAAGGTGGCACAGTTACTCTTGATGATGTAAAAAATATTGTAATCAATCCCCGCTAA
- a CDS encoding cytochrome C oxidase subunit IV family protein, with protein sequence MEDHTKEKQHIVSYKENFGTWLGLMLLTALTVAVSVVNASLITLTVVTALVIATTKAILVAYYYMHLKFEPKIYRIMLLIITLLFSSFMLLTVLDYLSR encoded by the coding sequence ATGGAAGATCATACAAAAGAAAAACAGCATATTGTAAGTTATAAGGAAAATTTTGGCACCTGGTTGGGATTGATGTTACTTACTGCACTTACCGTTGCCGTTTCCGTAGTTAATGCAAGCTTGATAACATTGACGGTTGTTACAGCTCTGGTTATTGCGACTACCAAGGCAATTCTGGTAGCCTACTATTACATGCACTTAAAATTTGAGCCTAAAATATACCGGATAATGCTATTAATTATTACACTATTATTCAGCAGTTTTATGCTTTTAACCGTACTTGATTATTTATCGAGATAA
- a CDS encoding sulfite exporter TauE/SafE family protein, with product MELLAALTLGLIGSFHCIGMCGPIAIALPLTHSNWISKILGAFIYNIGRAFTYGLMGVFFGLLGKGFKLAGLQQWVSIVMGAIMIISVLFPVVLRNRAQLDGLINKLVSGLKKAFSDLFKNHSYNSLFLIGLLNGFLPCGLVYMAIAGAVATGEVLNGAMYMVIFGLGTLPVMLSVSLIGNIISTRFRNRIRKFIPVFIVIIGILFILRGMNLGIKYISPKLNKTNNTEMKMMH from the coding sequence ATGGAATTATTAGCAGCATTAACTTTAGGTTTGATAGGGAGTTTTCATTGTATCGGAATGTGCGGCCCCATAGCCATTGCCCTTCCCTTGACACATTCAAATTGGATATCTAAAATTTTAGGTGCATTTATTTATAATATCGGCCGGGCATTTACCTATGGCTTGATGGGGGTTTTCTTTGGTTTACTTGGCAAAGGATTTAAATTGGCAGGATTACAGCAATGGGTATCAATCGTAATGGGAGCCATCATGATCATCTCGGTCCTATTCCCAGTAGTTCTCAGAAACAGGGCACAATTGGATGGACTGATAAACAAATTAGTGAGCGGATTGAAAAAGGCATTCAGTGATCTTTTTAAAAACCATTCTTATAATTCGCTCTTTTTAATAGGATTATTGAACGGATTTCTTCCTTGTGGTCTGGTTTATATGGCCATAGCAGGTGCAGTTGCGACCGGCGAGGTATTAAATGGGGCTATGTACATGGTTATCTTCGGGTTAGGAACCCTTCCGGTGATGTTAAGTGTTTCATTAATTGGGAATATAATCAGTACACGCTTCAGAAACAGAATAAGAAAATTTATCCCGGTATTTATTGTGATCATTGGAATATTATTTATTCTTAGGGGAATGAACCTGGGCATAAAATACATCAGCCCAAAACTTAACAAGACAAATAATACCGAAATGAAAATGATGCATTAG
- a CDS encoding SCO family protein has translation MKIKKSLRILTFILLFLSFSKLYGEELGLYEKLNDFLPPNISIIDESGNTVLLQNIIDKPTVISFVYYECPGLCSPLLEGISQVISRTSLDLGSEYQVLTISFDPSEGTELAVGKKASYSELVPNKDVKNGWKYFTADHENIDQLLNSFGYKVKKEGEEYIHPAAIMVVSPAGKITRYLHGTYFLPFDLKMAIVEAQQGKSGPTINKVLQFCFSYDAEGKKYVFNVTKISGSIILLLAMALFGTLVIRNKKNRTLNA, from the coding sequence ATGAAAATCAAAAAATCATTAAGAATATTGACTTTTATCCTACTTTTCCTATCGTTTTCAAAGTTATATGGCGAGGAACTGGGATTATATGAAAAACTAAACGATTTTTTACCACCCAATATCTCAATAATTGACGAAAGCGGAAATACCGTTCTTTTGCAAAATATCATTGATAAACCTACAGTTATATCATTTGTTTATTATGAATGTCCGGGCTTATGCAGTCCTTTATTAGAAGGGATATCACAGGTGATTAGCCGAACGAGCCTGGATTTAGGAAGCGAATATCAGGTATTGACCATCAGTTTCGACCCAAGCGAAGGAACTGAATTAGCAGTCGGGAAAAAAGCTTCATATTCAGAACTCGTGCCGAATAAAGATGTAAAAAACGGATGGAAGTATTTTACTGCCGATCATGAAAATATAGATCAGCTTTTAAACAGCTTTGGTTACAAGGTAAAAAAGGAAGGTGAAGAATATATTCATCCGGCAGCAATCATGGTAGTGAGTCCTGCAGGAAAAATCACCCGATACTTGCACGGGACTTACTTTCTGCCCTTTGATTTAAAAATGGCGATAGTTGAGGCACAGCAAGGAAAATCCGGACCTACAATAAACAAAGTCCTACAGTTTTGTTTTAGTTATGATGCAGAAGGCAAAAAATATGTTTTTAACGTAACTAAAATTTCCGGGAGTATTATTCTTCTTCTTGCCATGGCTCTATTTGGAACTTTGGTTATTCGAAATAAAAAAAACAGAACCCTAAACGCTTAA
- a CDS encoding FixH family protein: MQKRFNWGTGIFIFLVLFFIAIFSFVYFAFMQNNDLVEDDYYPKELTYEKQIEKRKNLQKLGEEIRLIQNNKELWFSFPSSQKQNDIEGEIYIYRPSDARSDMTFKIILDSLNSQTIKADKLLKGKYIVKVDWTYQSESFYQELTIIL; the protein is encoded by the coding sequence ATGCAAAAAAGGTTTAATTGGGGAACAGGGATTTTTATATTTTTAGTACTATTTTTTATTGCCATTTTTTCGTTTGTATATTTTGCATTCATGCAAAATAATGATCTGGTTGAAGATGATTATTATCCAAAAGAACTGACTTACGAAAAACAAATTGAAAAGCGCAAAAATTTACAAAAACTGGGCGAGGAAATTCGCTTGATTCAAAACAACAAAGAATTATGGTTTAGTTTTCCTTCAAGTCAAAAACAGAATGATATTGAAGGAGAAATATATATTTACCGGCCATCTGATGCGCGTTCGGACATGACATTCAAAATAATTCTCGACTCACTTAACTCACAAACCATTAAAGCTGACAAATTACTTAAGGGCAAGTATATTGTAAAAGTTGACTGGACCTATCAAAGCGAATCATTTTATCAGGAATTAACAATAATCTTATGA
- a CDS encoding cytochrome c oxidase subunit 3 family protein, with translation MAHFVLPNSGHNYDPESSKLGMWLFLFTEILLFGGLFIVYFVYRTINADAFLRASYELNITMGTINTIILITSSMTVAMAITALQKGKEKFAINLLWITLLFAIAFLINKYFEWSIKIEHGIFPGMEHYNGLETGQKLYFFLYYFMTGLHALHIIVGAIFIGFVIKGIQEEKVTANRISLLENSGLYWHLVDLIWIYLFPLFYLIN, from the coding sequence ATGGCGCATTTTGTTCTTCCAAACTCAGGACATAATTACGACCCCGAATCTTCCAAGCTTGGAATGTGGTTATTCCTTTTTACAGAAATTCTGCTCTTCGGTGGACTCTTCATCGTTTACTTCGTTTATCGAACCATAAATGCTGATGCCTTCTTACGTGCTTCCTATGAGTTGAACATCACTATGGGAACCATCAATACCATCATATTGATCACTTCCAGTATGACGGTAGCAATGGCCATAACTGCCCTACAAAAAGGGAAAGAAAAATTTGCCATTAACCTTCTGTGGATCACCCTGCTCTTTGCAATTGCGTTTTTAATTAACAAATATTTTGAATGGAGTATAAAAATCGAACATGGCATTTTTCCAGGCATGGAACATTACAATGGATTGGAAACTGGTCAAAAATTATACTTTTTCCTATACTATTTTATGACAGGACTACATGCCTTGCATATCATCGTTGGTGCCATTTTTATCGGTTTTGTTATTAAAGGCATCCAGGAAGAAAAAGTCACTGCCAACCGTATATCCTTGCTTGAAAACAGTGGATTGTACTGGCATCTGGTTGATTTAATCTGGATTTATTTATTCCCCTTATTTTATCTGATAAATTAA
- a CDS encoding LruC domain-containing protein, which translates to MKSLRYLLGIVIIIMFTLGSCRKWPDSDESQTDSKLMENLVVAKNFDWKTTKTVTISLTLPVNNPSEVVRIYTENLEQLLYIGYGNATTNTVSTTITTPSYLSTAVIYYGYNNRYVPILLGFSNVLSYDYNLDLKSTNAVNCGCEGGLQTLTMKYNGSSSATIKVVENKNSVVIFENTVQPGGTFSFTGSKSTGKMDKIIYFYVNGTKKSSMQVDCKYNLYVGDNFDVFSIISGTSDNQIPLCDAPNECGCEGGLVSLTLRYTGSTTANIKVISKQGSQWVTSFSGIVDPNEEFTFTGDGNDGRLNNSLFIYVNESENTSIHTSCSVDIAIGDTYGSFKIVKGYNKNNLSLCGEIEPVDPGDDPGDDPGNNNTTTTSKGTLAYEDLWPSKGDYDFNDLVISYNFVVTKDNQDRVLNIASTFIVHAFGASFHNAFGFQLPNVNNNQIISVTGQDIASGGIFSLASNGLEQNQSKATVIVYDDSYRIMTHPGSGIGVNTVENAPYVTPDTIVVNMVFFANGSFASGGAVSYNNLNIGNFNPFIVVNKVRGREVHLPDYPPTSLANNAFFSTFNDDSDVATNRYYKSENNLPWAINIPEVFEYPYEKREIVLAYLKFAEWAESSGALYDDWYLNNSGYRNSNYIYNPN; encoded by the coding sequence ATGAAAAGTTTAAGGTATTTACTGGGAATTGTGATCATCATCATGTTCACACTTGGGTCTTGCAGAAAGTGGCCTGATTCGGATGAAAGTCAAACTGATTCAAAATTAATGGAAAACCTAGTGGTAGCCAAAAACTTTGATTGGAAGACTACAAAAACAGTTACCATTTCTCTTACGCTTCCTGTGAATAACCCATCAGAAGTAGTAAGAATATACACCGAAAATTTGGAGCAACTATTATATATTGGCTATGGTAACGCTACAACAAATACGGTTAGTACTACTATTACAACTCCTTCATATTTAAGTACTGCTGTCATTTATTATGGGTACAACAACAGATATGTACCTATATTACTTGGGTTCAGCAATGTTTTATCATATGATTACAATCTTGATTTAAAAAGCACAAATGCGGTTAATTGTGGATGCGAAGGGGGCTTACAAACCTTAACCATGAAATATAACGGCAGTTCTTCAGCCACGATTAAAGTTGTAGAAAATAAAAACAGTGTTGTTATATTCGAAAATACTGTGCAACCTGGCGGAACATTTAGTTTTACAGGATCAAAGAGTACCGGTAAAATGGATAAGATAATCTATTTTTATGTAAATGGAACTAAGAAATCGTCCATGCAGGTAGATTGTAAGTATAATCTTTATGTAGGTGATAATTTTGATGTTTTTAGCATTATTTCAGGAACCAGCGATAATCAAATTCCATTATGTGATGCACCAAACGAATGTGGATGCGAGGGTGGATTGGTATCATTAACTTTAAGATACACCGGCAGCACAACAGCAAATATAAAAGTAATATCAAAACAAGGTTCACAATGGGTCACCTCATTTAGTGGTATAGTTGATCCAAACGAAGAATTTACCTTTACCGGGGACGGCAATGATGGTAGGTTAAATAATTCACTTTTCATTTATGTAAATGAAAGTGAAAATACATCAATCCATACCAGTTGCTCTGTTGATATTGCAATTGGAGATACTTATGGATCTTTCAAAATTGTTAAAGGATACAACAAAAACAACTTATCGCTTTGTGGAGAAATAGAGCCGGTTGATCCGGGTGATGATCCGGGTGATGATCCGGGAAACAATAATACAACTACAACCTCTAAAGGGACACTTGCATATGAAGATCTTTGGCCATCAAAAGGTGATTATGATTTTAACGACCTCGTTATCTCCTATAATTTTGTGGTAACAAAAGATAATCAGGATCGGGTATTAAATATTGCTTCAACATTCATTGTTCATGCATTCGGAGCATCCTTTCATAATGCTTTTGGATTTCAACTACCTAATGTTAACAACAATCAAATAATAAGTGTAACAGGTCAAGACATCGCTTCAGGTGGAATCTTCTCTTTAGCGTCAAATGGGCTTGAACAGAATCAAAGTAAGGCTACGGTTATAGTTTATGACGATTCATATAGAATAATGACTCACCCCGGTTCAGGAATTGGAGTGAACACGGTTGAAAATGCACCATATGTGACTCCGGATACCATTGTTGTTAATATGGTTTTCTTTGCAAATGGTTCATTTGCAAGTGGAGGTGCCGTAAGTTATAATAATTTAAATATTGGTAATTTCAATCCGTTTATTGTAGTTAATAAAGTTCGTGGAAGAGAAGTTCATTTACCCGACTATCCTCCTACTTCACTTGCTAACAATGCATTTTTTAGTACCTTTAATGATGATAGCGATGTTGCAACAAATCGCTATTACAAATCAGAAAATAATTTACCTTGGGCAATAAATATCCCCGAAGTGTTCGAATATCCTTATGAAAAGCGTGAAATCGTACTAGCCTACTTGAAATTTGCCGAATGGGCAGAAAGTAGTGGAGCCTTGTATGATGATTGGTACTTAAATAACTCAGGATACAGGAATAGCAATTATATTTACAATCCTAATTAA